A window of the Capricornis sumatraensis isolate serow.1 chromosome 9, serow.2, whole genome shotgun sequence genome harbors these coding sequences:
- the ARRDC3 gene encoding arrestin domain-containing protein 3 isoform X3 — protein MVVPKAAIYQTQAFYAKGKMKEVKQLVANLRGESLSSGKTETWNGKLLKIPPVSPSILDCSIIRVEYSLMVYVDIPGAMDLFLNLPLVIGTIPLHPFGSRTSSVSSQCSMNMNWLGLSLPERPEAPPSYAEVVTEEQRRNNLAPGSACDDFERALQGPLFAYIQEFRFLPPPLYSEVDPNPDQPADDRPSCPSR, from the exons ATGGTGGTGCCAAAGGCAGCCATTTACCAAACACAGGCCTTCTATGccaaaggaaaaatgaaggaaGTCAAACAGCTTGTGGCTAACTTGCGTGGGGAATCCTTATCATCTGGAAAGACAGAGACGTGGAATGGCAAGTTGCTGAAAATTCCACCAGTCTCTCCCTCCATCCTCGACTGTAGTATAATCCGTGTGGAATATTCACTAATG GTATATGTGGATATTCCTGGAGCTAtggatttatttcttaatttgccACTTGTCATTGGTACCATTCCTCTACATCCATTTGGAAGCAGAACCTCAAGTGTAAGCAGTCAGTGTAGCATGAATATGAACTGGCTTGGTTTATCCCTACCTGAAAGACCTGAAG CACCACCCAGCTATGCAGAAGTGGTAACAGAGGAACAAAGACGGAACAATCTTGCACCAGGGAGTGCTTGTGATGACTTTGAGAGAGCACTTCAAGGACCACTGTTTGCATATATTCAAGAGTTTCGTTTCTTGCCTCCACCCCTTTATTCAGAG gTTGATCCAAACCCTGATCAGCCAGCTGATGATAGACCATCTTGCCCCTCTCGCTGA